The Propionibacterium freudenreichii subsp. freudenreichii genome contains a region encoding:
- a CDS encoding ATP-binding protein, whose product MRGSWLGGVCTGIADYLGSPVWPVRLCFVLLAMTAYLGVVAYAALWAFLPIKDEAAEQARAVRPARKPRSSRRQDLEVWLSIGLVLLLCLGLLVLSRLFGLGSIHAFFWPVVLAAVGIGLVWRQADQPEEEPDRLVPRWMAPLVSSSKWATVLRMGLGMTLVGASVLLVAYTQVDGPYLPAVLGMVALALAGFGVLTAPWMNRMRSNLARAHEEKLVADARADMAAHLHDSVLQTLALIQRQADDPKAVASLARRQERELREWLYGEAPGPRDFRAALRDAGAQVEDSSGVRVEVICVGDATLNDGLSAMILAAREAMMNSAKHSGADHIDVYAEVDDDHVELFVRDRGVGFDAEQIRADRMGVRRSIIERMERHGGTAQVRSAPGEGTEVKLEIAR is encoded by the coding sequence ATGCGCGGAAGCTGGCTCGGCGGGGTCTGCACCGGCATCGCCGACTACCTCGGCTCCCCGGTGTGGCCGGTGCGGTTGTGCTTCGTGTTGCTGGCCATGACCGCCTACCTCGGCGTGGTTGCCTACGCCGCGTTGTGGGCCTTCCTGCCGATCAAGGACGAGGCCGCCGAACAGGCCCGGGCGGTGCGTCCGGCACGCAAGCCCCGCAGCTCGCGGCGCCAGGACCTGGAGGTGTGGCTGTCCATCGGGCTGGTCCTGCTGCTGTGCCTGGGGCTGCTCGTGTTGAGCCGGCTGTTCGGTCTCGGCTCGATCCATGCCTTCTTCTGGCCCGTGGTGCTGGCCGCCGTGGGTATCGGACTCGTCTGGCGCCAGGCCGACCAGCCCGAGGAGGAACCCGACCGGCTCGTGCCACGTTGGATGGCGCCCCTGGTGAGCAGTTCCAAGTGGGCCACGGTGTTGCGCATGGGCCTGGGGATGACCCTGGTGGGGGCCTCGGTGCTCCTGGTGGCCTACACCCAGGTGGACGGCCCCTATCTGCCGGCAGTGCTGGGCATGGTGGCCCTGGCCCTGGCCGGCTTCGGGGTGCTCACCGCGCCCTGGATGAACCGGATGCGCAGCAACCTGGCACGTGCCCACGAGGAAAAGCTGGTGGCTGATGCGCGTGCCGACATGGCCGCCCACCTGCACGATTCGGTGCTGCAGACGCTGGCCCTGATCCAGCGTCAGGCCGATGACCCCAAGGCCGTGGCCAGCCTCGCGCGACGTCAGGAACGTGAGTTGCGCGAGTGGCTCTACGGGGAGGCGCCCGGCCCCCGGGACTTCCGCGCGGCGTTGCGCGATGCCGGCGCCCAGGTCGAGGACAGCAGCGGAGTGCGCGTCGAGGTGATCTGCGTGGGCGATGCCACGCTGAACGACGGCCTGTCGGCGATGATCCTCGCGGCACGCGAGGCCATGATGAACTCCGCGAAGCATTCGGGCGCTGACCACATCGACGTCTATGCCGAGGTCGACGATGATCACGTCGAACTGTTCGTCCGCGATCGTGGCGTGGGCTTTGATGCCGAGCAGATCCGAGCCGATCGGATGGGTGTGAGAAGATCGATCATCGAACGTATGGAGCGCCACGGCGGAACCGCTCAGGTGCGCTCTGCACCGGGGGAGGGCACCGAGGTGAAACTGGAGATTGCGCGATGA
- a CDS encoding response regulator, producing MTSLPGPLTTDEPRPEGPRRVVLVDDHDIFRAGVRHELTAAAPDEIDVVGEAGDVEQAVKVITGTTPDVVLLDVHLPGGGGAEVVRQVHQIDPKITFLALSVSDAAEDVIAVIRAGARGYVTKSISTADLVEAIGRVATGDAVFSPRLAGFVLDAFSGSISVESIDEDLDRLSQREREVMKLIARGYTYKEVARELFISIKTVETHVSNVLRKLQLSNRHELTKWATDRKLV from the coding sequence ATGACGAGCCTGCCCGGACCCCTGACCACCGATGAGCCGCGCCCGGAGGGCCCCCGGCGGGTGGTGCTGGTCGATGACCATGACATCTTCCGTGCCGGCGTGCGCCACGAGCTGACCGCCGCCGCACCCGACGAGATCGACGTGGTGGGTGAGGCCGGCGACGTGGAGCAGGCGGTCAAGGTGATCACCGGGACCACGCCCGATGTGGTGCTGCTCGATGTGCACCTTCCCGGCGGCGGAGGTGCCGAGGTGGTGCGCCAGGTTCACCAGATCGATCCCAAGATCACCTTCCTGGCGCTGTCTGTCTCGGACGCCGCCGAGGACGTGATCGCCGTCATCCGCGCAGGGGCTCGTGGCTATGTCACCAAGTCGATCAGCACCGCCGACCTGGTGGAGGCCATCGGGCGCGTCGCCACCGGCGATGCCGTCTTCAGCCCCCGTCTGGCCGGCTTCGTGCTGGACGCCTTCAGCGGATCGATCTCGGTGGAATCCATCGATGAGGACCTCGACCGGCTGAGCCAGCGCGAACGCGAGGTGATGAAGCTCATCGCCCGCGGCTACACCTACAAGGAAGTGGCACGCGAGCTGTTCATCTCGATCAAGACCGTGGAAACCCACGTGTCGAATGTGCTGCGCAAGCTGCAGCTGTCGAACCGCCATGAACTCACCAAGTGGGCCACCGACCGCAAGCTCGTCTAG
- a CDS encoding GlsB/YeaQ/YmgE family stress response membrane protein produces the protein MGLISWIILGLICGTIAKAIIGGRAGWISSLIIGVVGGLAGGWLGSLLFHRPLSGFFSPWTWLLSVVGSCLVLWVYNKVSSRS, from the coding sequence ATGGGACTAATTTCTTGGATCATCCTGGGCCTCATCTGCGGCACCATCGCCAAGGCCATCATCGGCGGGCGCGCTGGCTGGATCAGCTCGTTGATCATCGGCGTCGTCGGTGGGTTGGCCGGCGGCTGGCTCGGCAGCCTGCTGTTCCACCGCCCGCTGTCGGGCTTCTTCAGCCCCTGGACGTGGCTGTTGTCCGTCGTCGGCAGCTGCCTGGTGCTGTGGGTCTACAACAAGGTCAGCTCAAGGAGCTGA
- a CDS encoding siderophore ABC transporter substrate-binding protein has product MSSTRFTNRGTLAVVALSAALLAGGLTACSSGAGSDTSPATHSAAALSSIEITDNNGTHTVTTPPQSVVALDNRTFETLSQWGVGLKAAAVSLMPSTISYTTDKSIVDIGNHREPNLEAIVAAKPDLVINGQRFTQYTDEIKSLVPDTTILDLDPRDGEPFDQELKRQTTVLGEVFGKQAEAKKLNDDLDGAIARVKKAYKPADTVMAVNTSGGEIGFIAPHVGRALGPVYDFAGLTPALQVQGSSKDHKGDDISVEAIASSNPTWILVMDRDAAISADDPSYKPASELLKNSQALAGVTAVKEGNIVTMPADTYTNESIQTYTEFLNDFAAALESRA; this is encoded by the coding sequence ATGTCATCCACCCGGTTCACGAACCGTGGAACCCTTGCCGTGGTCGCCCTGTCGGCGGCCCTGCTGGCCGGCGGACTCACCGCCTGTTCATCCGGCGCGGGTAGCGATACATCACCTGCCACCCACAGCGCGGCCGCGCTGTCGAGCATCGAGATCACCGACAACAACGGCACCCATACGGTCACGACCCCACCGCAGTCGGTCGTCGCCCTGGACAACCGCACCTTCGAGACGCTGTCCCAGTGGGGCGTCGGTCTCAAGGCCGCGGCCGTGTCGCTGATGCCGAGCACCATCTCGTACACCACCGACAAGTCCATCGTGGACATCGGCAACCACCGCGAGCCGAACCTGGAGGCCATCGTGGCGGCCAAGCCCGATCTGGTGATCAACGGGCAACGCTTCACCCAGTACACCGACGAGATCAAGTCGCTGGTGCCCGATACCACCATCCTCGACCTGGATCCCCGCGATGGGGAACCCTTCGACCAGGAACTGAAGCGCCAGACCACCGTGCTGGGCGAGGTCTTCGGCAAGCAGGCCGAGGCCAAGAAGCTCAATGACGACCTGGACGGCGCCATCGCACGGGTCAAGAAGGCATACAAGCCTGCCGACACCGTGATGGCGGTGAACACCTCCGGTGGCGAGATCGGCTTCATCGCGCCACATGTGGGACGCGCGCTCGGACCCGTCTATGACTTCGCGGGCCTGACGCCGGCACTGCAGGTGCAGGGTTCGTCCAAGGATCACAAGGGCGACGACATCTCGGTGGAAGCGATCGCCAGCTCCAATCCCACGTGGATCCTGGTGATGGACCGCGATGCGGCGATCTCGGCCGACGATCCGTCGTACAAGCCGGCCAGCGAGTTGTTGAAGAACTCCCAGGCCCTGGCCGGGGTGACCGCGGTGAAGGAGGGCAACATCGTCACGATGCCTGCCGACACCTACACCAATGAGTCGATCCAGACCTACACGGAGTTCCTCAACGACTTCGCCGCAGCGCTGGAATCCCGGGCGTGA
- a CDS encoding ABC transporter permease, with product MTLPDATPVRRTRHGASGGPPRPGPVPDRKLLDPKLLVGIVVVAGLLVLSLTTGVYDVFGASDGSRMFQITRVPRTVALVLAGAAMAMSGLVMQLLTQNRFVEPTTTGTTEWAGLGLLLVMVIAPNASIGTKMAVAVVAAFLGTMVFFAFLRTVTLRSSLIVPIVGIMLGAVVSSISTFIAIRMDALQSLGVWFAGSFTSILRGQYEILWVVAAVGVAIFLVADRFTVAGLGKSVATGVGMNYERIILMGTGLVAVATGVVTVVVGNLPFVGLIVPNIVSLARADDLRSNLPWVCLLGIGLVTVCDLLGRVIIMPFEIPVSLILGIVGSVVFVVLLLRQRRRG from the coding sequence GTGACCTTGCCTGATGCCACCCCGGTCCGCCGGACGCGCCACGGTGCGTCCGGCGGACCACCGCGCCCCGGGCCGGTGCCGGACCGCAAGCTGCTCGACCCCAAGCTGCTCGTGGGGATCGTGGTGGTCGCCGGGCTGTTGGTGCTGTCGCTGACCACCGGCGTCTACGACGTCTTCGGGGCCTCGGATGGTTCCCGGATGTTCCAGATCACCCGCGTGCCGCGCACCGTCGCGCTGGTCCTCGCCGGTGCCGCGATGGCCATGAGTGGCCTCGTGATGCAGCTGCTCACCCAGAACCGCTTCGTCGAACCCACCACCACCGGCACCACCGAATGGGCCGGATTGGGGCTGCTGTTGGTGATGGTGATCGCCCCGAACGCCAGTATCGGCACCAAGATGGCCGTGGCCGTCGTGGCGGCCTTCCTGGGGACGATGGTCTTCTTCGCCTTCCTGCGCACCGTGACCCTCAGGTCGTCGCTGATCGTGCCCATCGTCGGCATCATGCTGGGCGCCGTGGTGTCATCGATCTCCACCTTCATTGCCATCAGGATGGACGCCCTGCAGAGCCTGGGCGTCTGGTTCGCCGGCAGCTTCACCTCGATCCTGCGCGGCCAGTATGAGATCCTGTGGGTCGTCGCAGCGGTGGGAGTGGCGATCTTCCTGGTCGCCGATCGCTTCACCGTGGCCGGCCTCGGCAAGTCGGTCGCCACCGGGGTCGGCATGAACTATGAGCGCATCATCCTGATGGGCACCGGCCTGGTGGCGGTTGCCACCGGCGTGGTCACCGTGGTGGTCGGAAACCTGCCCTTCGTGGGGCTCATCGTGCCCAACATCGTCTCGCTGGCACGCGCTGACGACCTGCGCTCGAACCTGCCGTGGGTCTGCCTGCTGGGCATCGGCCTGGTCACCGTCTGCGATCTGTTGGGACGCGTGATCATCATGCCCTTCGAGATCCCCGTCTCCCTGATCCTGGGCATCGTCGGGTCGGTGGTCTTCGTCGTGCTCCTGCTGAGGCAGCGTCGCCGTGGCTGA
- a CDS encoding iron chelate uptake ABC transporter family permease subunit — translation MADTQTEAVGRGRPGPAGGVGGPGSDMVVDTPTRETPPVRTHTGAFATRAARRRYLVVVVGLAVAAVAASFGLLAWANPMPVGSRGFWKIAQRRLASLVVIAVVAFSQALATVAFQTITNNRIITPSIMGFESLYRAVQTSAVYFLGVAGVVALQGVPQFLIQVAVMVALAVALYGTLLSGRHANLQVMLLIGIVIGAGLGSVATFMQRMLSPSEFDVLSARMFGNISNAEASYLPVAVPLCLAAGLGLWVRSQRLNVMALGASAATGLGLNHRRETMLGLTLVSVLIAVSTALVGPMTFFGFLVATLTYSLAGTHDHRRIFPVAVLTGFVVLAGAYFVMRYVFYAQGMVSVIIELVGGTTFLIVLLRKGWCHSVEATLPVGGGLIGGVCGWRGWGCRSVTGRRSRRPRKRAGRCGGSPVTWGVARR, via the coding sequence GTGGCTGACACGCAGACCGAAGCCGTGGGGCGCGGACGCCCCGGACCAGCCGGGGGAGTGGGGGGCCCCGGCAGCGACATGGTCGTCGACACCCCGACCCGGGAAACCCCGCCGGTGCGCACGCACACCGGCGCCTTCGCCACCCGCGCGGCCCGACGTCGCTACCTGGTGGTCGTGGTCGGCCTGGCCGTGGCAGCGGTTGCGGCGTCCTTCGGGCTGTTGGCCTGGGCCAATCCGATGCCGGTGGGCTCCCGGGGATTCTGGAAGATCGCCCAACGCCGCCTGGCCAGCCTGGTGGTGATCGCCGTGGTGGCGTTCAGCCAGGCGCTGGCCACCGTTGCCTTCCAGACCATCACGAACAACCGCATCATCACCCCGTCGATCATGGGCTTCGAGTCGCTCTACCGCGCGGTGCAGACCAGCGCGGTCTACTTCCTGGGCGTGGCCGGCGTGGTGGCCCTGCAGGGGGTGCCACAGTTCCTGATCCAGGTGGCGGTGATGGTGGCCCTGGCCGTGGCGCTCTACGGCACCCTGCTCAGCGGACGCCATGCGAACCTGCAGGTGATGCTGTTGATCGGCATCGTGATCGGTGCCGGCCTGGGATCGGTGGCCACGTTCATGCAGCGCATGCTGTCGCCCAGCGAATTCGACGTGCTCAGCGCCCGCATGTTCGGCAACATCTCCAACGCCGAGGCGTCCTACCTGCCGGTGGCGGTGCCACTGTGCCTGGCCGCCGGGCTCGGCCTGTGGGTGCGCAGCCAACGCCTGAACGTGATGGCGCTGGGTGCGTCCGCCGCCACGGGGCTGGGGCTCAACCACCGCCGCGAGACGATGCTGGGCCTCACCCTGGTCTCGGTACTGATCGCCGTGTCCACCGCGCTGGTGGGGCCCATGACCTTCTTCGGGTTCCTGGTGGCCACCCTCACCTACAGCCTCGCCGGCACCCATGACCACCGCCGCATCTTCCCCGTCGCGGTGCTCACCGGCTTCGTGGTGTTGGCCGGCGCCTATTTCGTCATGCGCTATGTGTTCTACGCGCAGGGCATGGTGTCGGTGATCATCGAGCTCGTCGGCGGAACCACCTTCCTCATCGTCCTGCTACGAAAGGGGTGGTGTCATAGCGTCGAAGCAACACTCCCGGTCGGCGGGGGTCTGATCGGTGGAGTGTGCGGATGGCGCGGGTGGGGTTGTCGTTCAGTGACAGGTCGGAGATCTCGACGGCCTCGAAAGCGGGCTGGTCGGTGCGGAGGATCGCCCGTCACCTGGGGCGTTGCCCGTCGGTGA
- a CDS encoding IS30 family transposase: MARVGLSFSDRSEISTASKAGWSVRRIARHLGRCPSVILRELHRNSTKTRGYQAVTADVRAQRRRARPQQRKVAGDPVLQARVEADLAASWTPNEIAGRLRLEATDPTVERMANSADARGRTVSGEAIYQYIYAIPKGELARKGIFLQSKRTKRRPRTTGRTRGGPIVGMVPIAERGEDAAQRRVPGHWEGDLIIGKNGTSCAATLVERMSGFTGLLALSSKHAEPTADAVIEFFNDLPEMMKASLAWDQGSEMAQHAKVSLATAMPVYFADPHSPWQRPSNENTNRLYREYLPKGTVIPDHQPYLTTIAEEINNRPRRRLGYLTPTEAFARLLAGEPHVASTP; encoded by the coding sequence ATGGCGCGGGTGGGGTTGTCGTTCAGTGACAGGTCGGAGATCTCGACGGCCTCGAAAGCGGGCTGGTCGGTGCGGAGGATCGCCCGTCACCTGGGGCGTTGCCCGTCGGTGATCTTGCGGGAGCTTCACCGGAACTCGACGAAGACCCGCGGCTACCAGGCCGTGACCGCAGACGTCAGAGCGCAGCGTCGGCGGGCTCGCCCGCAGCAGCGGAAGGTCGCGGGGGATCCGGTGCTGCAGGCGAGGGTGGAGGCGGATCTGGCCGCGTCGTGGACGCCGAACGAGATAGCGGGCCGGTTGCGTCTGGAGGCGACAGACCCGACCGTTGAACGCATGGCGAACTCTGCTGACGCACGCGGCCGAACCGTCTCCGGTGAGGCTATCTACCAGTACATCTACGCAATCCCGAAGGGTGAGCTCGCCCGCAAGGGCATCTTCCTGCAGTCCAAGCGGACCAAGCGCCGACCACGTACGACCGGGCGGACGCGCGGTGGCCCAATCGTAGGTATGGTCCCGATCGCGGAGCGAGGTGAGGACGCCGCCCAGCGTCGGGTGCCGGGGCACTGGGAGGGTGACCTGATCATCGGGAAGAACGGCACCTCGTGCGCGGCGACGCTGGTGGAGCGGATGAGCGGGTTCACCGGGCTGCTGGCCCTGTCCTCGAAACACGCCGAGCCAACCGCTGACGCGGTCATCGAGTTTTTCAACGACTTGCCCGAGATGATGAAGGCATCGTTGGCGTGGGACCAGGGCAGCGAGATGGCCCAGCACGCGAAGGTCTCCCTGGCCACGGCGATGCCGGTCTACTTCGCCGATCCCCACTCGCCCTGGCAGAGGCCCAGCAACGAGAACACGAACCGGCTCTACCGGGAGTATCTGCCCAAGGGCACGGTGATCCCCGATCACCAGCCCTACCTCACCACCATCGCCGAGGAGATCAACAATCGACCCCGCCGCCGACTGGGCTATCTCACGCCCACCGAGGCATTCGCTCGACTGCTCGCCGGCGAGCCCCATGTTGCTTCGACGCCTTGA
- a CDS encoding iron ABC transporter ATP-binding protein, translating to MIALADVLKKYSPEVCIGPVDLHIPDGGITALVGPNGAGKSTLLTMIGRLLGLDTGVIEIAGYDVARTKSADLARVVSVLQQENHFVTRLTVRQLVGFGRFPYTHGRLSAADEELVDQALDFLALRDLEARYLDELSGGQRQRAYVAMVLAQDTEYVLLDEPLNNLDMRHSVQMMRHLHRAARELGRTIVIVLHDINFAGRYADHICAMKDGRVAAFGPSDEIMDSAVLTEVFDTPVDVVQGPHGPLAVYY from the coding sequence GTGATCGCGCTTGCCGATGTGCTCAAGAAATACAGCCCCGAGGTGTGCATCGGTCCGGTTGACCTGCACATCCCCGACGGCGGCATCACCGCGCTGGTGGGGCCCAATGGGGCCGGCAAGTCGACCCTGCTCACCATGATCGGACGGCTGCTGGGCCTCGACACCGGCGTGATCGAGATCGCCGGCTACGACGTGGCGCGCACCAAGTCGGCCGACCTGGCCCGGGTGGTGTCGGTGCTGCAACAGGAGAACCACTTCGTCACCCGGTTGACCGTGCGCCAACTGGTCGGCTTCGGCCGCTTCCCCTATACCCATGGACGCCTGAGTGCCGCCGACGAGGAACTGGTCGACCAGGCCCTGGACTTCCTGGCGCTGCGTGACCTCGAAGCGCGCTACCTCGACGAGTTGAGCGGTGGGCAGCGTCAGCGTGCCTATGTGGCGATGGTGCTGGCCCAGGACACCGAGTACGTGCTGCTCGACGAGCCGCTCAACAACCTGGACATGCGCCATTCGGTGCAGATGATGCGCCACCTGCACCGGGCGGCGCGCGAGCTCGGACGCACCATCGTCATCGTGTTGCACGACATCAACTTCGCCGGACGCTATGCCGACCACATCTGCGCGATGAAGGACGGGAGAGTGGCGGCCTTCGGGCCTTCCGACGAGATCATGGATTCCGCCGTGCTCACCGAGGTCTTCGATACCCCGGTGGATGTGGTGCAGGGCCCCCACGGACCGCTGGCGGTGTACTACTGA
- a CDS encoding phospholipase D-like domain-containing protein has translation MRLPPATGRVVRNALLGILGAQLGAAGVLVAADNVRKHRAGPARFPRSAVTQARADDDLVSVYSYGEDLYNDMLTAIRRAKHTIFFETFIWKNDPIGQDFKQALIEAANRGVAVYIVYDQFANMVVRPSFFRFPDNIHVKRHPLVQSVAFWNLRNSGRDHRKILVVDSRVAFMGGYNIGSRYARTWRDTHARFEGPSVADFENAFVDYWNLRPVHLLSSQRSSMPELPDTSQRRWDGSVRLSRNTPRWAVFPIRNMYLEAIDKAQRNIWLTSAYLIPDDDLRTALARAAQRGVDVRIIVPAQSNHVIADWLSRGYYTGLLRDGIRLFLFHNAMVHAKTATIDGHWSTIGTANIDRLSLAGNYEVNAEITSPQVATALERIFLTDQSNCTEMDLARWERRSIVAKGTEWLLAPWRPLF, from the coding sequence ATGCGCCTTCCTCCTGCCACCGGCCGCGTTGTCCGCAATGCCCTGTTGGGCATTCTGGGCGCCCAACTCGGCGCTGCCGGCGTGCTGGTGGCAGCCGACAATGTGCGCAAGCATCGGGCAGGCCCTGCCCGCTTCCCGCGCAGTGCCGTCACCCAGGCCAGGGCCGACGACGACCTGGTCAGTGTCTATTCCTATGGCGAGGACCTGTACAACGACATGCTCACCGCCATCCGGCGGGCGAAGCACACGATCTTCTTCGAGACATTCATCTGGAAGAACGATCCCATTGGCCAGGATTTCAAGCAGGCACTCATTGAGGCCGCCAATCGCGGTGTGGCCGTTTACATCGTCTATGACCAATTCGCCAACATGGTGGTGCGCCCGTCATTCTTCCGCTTTCCCGACAACATCCATGTGAAGCGCCATCCGTTGGTGCAGTCGGTGGCGTTCTGGAATCTGCGCAATTCGGGACGTGACCATCGCAAGATCCTGGTGGTCGATTCCAGGGTCGCCTTCATGGGCGGCTACAACATCGGGTCACGCTACGCCCGCACCTGGCGCGATACCCACGCCCGTTTCGAGGGTCCCAGCGTCGCCGACTTCGAGAATGCCTTCGTCGACTACTGGAACCTGCGCCCGGTGCACCTGTTGTCGAGCCAGCGCTCGTCGATGCCCGAATTGCCCGATACGAGCCAGCGTCGTTGGGACGGCTCGGTTCGGTTGTCGCGCAATACGCCGCGCTGGGCGGTCTTCCCGATCCGCAATATGTACCTCGAGGCCATCGACAAGGCGCAGCGCAATATCTGGCTCACCAGCGCCTATCTGATTCCCGACGACGACCTGCGCACCGCCCTGGCGCGTGCCGCGCAGCGTGGCGTCGATGTGCGCATCATCGTGCCGGCGCAGTCGAACCACGTGATTGCCGACTGGCTGTCGCGCGGCTATTACACCGGCCTGCTGCGCGACGGCATCCGGCTGTTCCTGTTCCACAATGCGATGGTGCACGCCAAGACCGCCACGATCGACGGCCACTGGTCAACGATCGGCACGGCGAATATCGATCGGCTGTCCCTGGCGGGCAATTACGAGGTGAATGCCGAGATCACCAGCCCCCAGGTGGCAACGGCCCTCGAGCGGATCTTCCTGACCGACCAGTCCAATTGCACCGAGATGGACCTGGCCCGTTGGGAACGGCGCAGCATCGTGGCGAAGGGCACCGAATGGCTGCTCGCGCCCTGGCGCCCCCTGTTCTGA